From the Helianthus annuus cultivar XRQ/B chromosome 17, HanXRQr2.0-SUNRISE, whole genome shotgun sequence genome, the window acatatgtgtataagtaaaaattacctatatattaaaagaTAAAAGGGAATAAGCAGTGAAATAACGTTACTATTGTCTATTGGTATTTAACATATTTAGTCAAATTTGTAATTTTGGATGCAATTATTTATGTAGATTCTTTGGAAAGTGTTAATAAAGATATACtcagggctgtaaacgaaccataCGTTTGGTGAACAATTTGTGAACTGTTtaacgggaagttcgtttgtgttcgttcgtttattaaccaaacaaacacgaacaagaaatttcgttccattagttaaatgaacgaacatgaacaaaggctGTATccattcatttatgttcgtgaacgttcggtaacgtcttcgattgtgttcgatagttcattatgTTTTTAGTTTCTATATTTTATtcaaatacttcaaaattccgacataaaaatatttaataagtgacGGTGTACTATATATTCAGTTCATGAacacttgtttgtgttcgtttgtttccatttgtgttcatgagcAATGGTTTGTGCTTATTTGTATTCACAAACGTTCGTTTTTTGTTCactgcctaaaattaacaaacaaaaacaaacgaacacgaacaacttaatttccttaacaaacgaacaagaacataaaatcttgttcggtaaatgttcatgaacacacaTATTTCTTAATAGACGAATACGAACAatgtcttgttcgtgttcgttcgattcatttgcagccctatacccctaaatcttattttcacacctTTATACGGGTGGTATAactaaaaaataagtttttttttcacACCCTTTGTCTTTTAATATATAAGTGAATCTGTATTTTCGGATGCAATTATTTATCCAATGTTTTTGAAGGGTGCTAATAATGATATACCCCTAAAttttattttcacactttttatacgggtcgtataggttACACGACTCGTATAGAGGGTGTGAAAACAAGATTTTTTTAGGAGTTAAttaactgtcattttggtccatgtGTTGCCATTTCAGATCAATTTTAAAAAATGCACCAGTTTCTCCTTGACATACTGGAAACGTGCTACTTCAGTCTAAAAATTAAAACTCAGTTAAGTCAGACAGATTAAATGAAGGGTATTATTGTTAATTCATAAAATAAGGTGAAAATAAAAGATACATGAATTACCAATAATACCCTTCATTTAACCTGTTTGAGttaactgggttttaatttttggactaaagtgccatgtttccagtatgtcagggaggaaactgatacatttttaaaaaaattggtcTGAAATGGTAAAAGTGAACAAACCACAATGACgtaaatgacagttaactctttTTTTGCCTCGTATAGATATTATACGACCCCTCCTATATGACCCATATGAtgttatacgggtcgtatacgtCTGCTAAATCTTTTTTAATCGTTGATTTGACGTAAGATTTCCTAATTCCCGTGCCACTCGAGGTATGATTCCTCAATTCGAGTAAGATTACTCGATCCGTGTGTGAGTTATTTGATTCCGTAATATTCCTCTTTTAGTGTTATTCATGATCCACGATCCAGTTTTATAGGTTTAGATGAAAATTTCGGGTATGACGACTCAAAATATTTTTACCGGGGTTAGTTTTTTCAGTGTTTGAATATTTTTTAATCCATTGTCCGAATTTTTTGTTTAGGAAGGGTTGCATAAATGATGATAATTTGGTGTCGTAACCGACAAAGAACCATTATAAGATTTTTGAGATAATCATAACCACAACACAATATTCAATAACAACttaaaaagaataaataaaatatttaactGAACTggatactttttttttttttttttttttttttttatattagaCGTTATTTTTTAAATGCAACATGTATAGATAGATCTCTATCCAAGTTCAAAAAAATCCCCGGGTGTCATTGTTAAAAAAATGTCACATTTGATCgaaaaaattaatatattttacgttataattaaaaaaaaaaaactactagcTCGATTTAACTTGCATTCTAGGTAGTAGGTCCAACTGTATATTATGTACAGTTTTAGAAAACCGTTCAGCTGGGTGCCCAGACCAGCCAAAATGGTTCGGTTCGGTGGTTTGAACCGGTTTCTTCTTCGGTTTTTAATTGTTAGGTTTGtattaaatattttataactATGATAGTTGTTCATGAATCATGTATATAATTCACACGTAACCATCCCAAACGATGATAATACATAGGTAAATTGTAAATGGCAGTTCAAAGTTGTAAACTTGAACCAATGGCGGAACTAGCCCATTAAATCAAGggtataaaaaaaaaacttgtattacaatcatacaatattaaaaaaacgacaataaataaagTATCAAGATTCAAGGGCAAGGGCCAAGAATCTGAAAAGTGAAAACTCACAAGGAAACGCAGGGACGAATCAAGAATCTCTGATCAGAGATTTCACAGGGAGGGACGATGTTTCTGAATTTTAATTCTGACCTTTTCAAACCTCAAATCGCAGGGAAGAGGGATCCTGGCTAATTAATGGCTTCTATTCTATTCTGTTCTTATTTCAGAAATCAGATGATCAACTTTTGGTTTCTCTCCATTGTCGCGCATTAACACAATGATCGCATGTTTCAGTTTTATTATTGTTTTGGGTTTGGGCTAATGGGCTAGGTTTATCAATTACCCAAACATAAACTAGTTCTAGTTTTCTAACACAAGATTCAAAAATAACTTTTGAATCTTATAAAAAGAATTGGATTTTACTAAAATAAGGTAtcctattttttattttttggttaGGGGTATTCTAGAATTGTTTtaggggtatcctttgtataaaacctaaaaaaaacttaCACTGTGCATACGAAGTGGAGCTGTAGCCCGTGCTACGACTACTATAATGGTGGTTCTGCCCTGACTTGAACGAACCGCATAAACCATAAACCGGACCGTACAAATTACAAACCAACAGAACCTGTCTATTTGTTTTGGCTTGAAAATTTCATTTTCATCTAACGGTTAATGTGTATCCCTCTTTATGCATATGAACACATGTGAAAGGAAGTTGCAAGACAGATATTTGGCAGAAATAACAAGCTGTAAAGACTTTATTGAAACACATAacagttacaaaaaaaaaaaaaaaaaaaaaaaaaaaaaaaaaaaaaaaaagataacagGAACACAAACAGTAGTACATAGCGCATGCATGGGGTGAGTTAATTATTCTAGCACTTTGGAACCGGAACCCCACAAGTCTTGGAGACCTTCTTAGCATTAGGAGACGAAACATATGCCTTCAGGCTTGGGTTCTTCAGGTATTGGCATAGACATGGTCTCTGCTCTTTTAACTTCGTGCAGCACTGCTGTGACGGTGGCGATGACGATGAGATGGCTGACGCACACGGCGCCAGCTCTGTAACCTGGCATGTCACGGCCATCGTGGCTTGCGATCCGGCCAAGATCATCACCAGGATTGCTGCAGCACATAGTGATGTGTATGTGATTGACCTCATATTTCACTCTCAGTAATGTTTTTGTTAGTGAATGGTATGCTTTGGGTAGGGAAATCTTGAATGAATTTATAGGGAAAGAGTACAAAGCTACTATTTTTTTATGACATTATTTGTGAGATGTCAATGAGAGCGCCGCTGCTATGTGTATTTAATATAATGCTTTTAGATTTATTATTTAACTAGTTTAAGTtaccgtgtgttacacgggttgtaTAAAGAAAATAATTCTTATAATTGGAATTACATCCCATGATCTTGAAGGACGACGGCCATGGGCCATGCCATATCACATGTCCAAATAAGAGATGCGTCCGTCGAGTTAGTTTTTGACGAAAACGTCTTTACGCAGCTGCGTGATAAAGACATACATTTCCGGCTTTGGTATGATCTTTTAGAAGATCTACCCTACCTTAAGAAGTCAAGACTCGGAATAATTTActtatgtttttattattttgtatatg encodes:
- the LOC110904098 gene encoding non-specific lipid-transfer protein 2, producing MRSITYTSLCAAAILVMILAGSQATMAVTCQVTELAPCASAISSSSPPSQQCCTKLKEQRPCLCQYLKNPSLKAYVSSPNAKKVSKTCGVPVPKC